CAGTACACCGGGCACTCAAATCGATCCCGAATCTCCGCTCCCAGCCGCTTGCCAATCCATTTCGGAAGATTTGGCGCCGCCATCACCACCCCGGCGTCGTCCAACTGCCCCGGAAATCCGCCGGCCACCGCGGTCAGCCCCTGGCTACCCGCTAGCTTCGCCGCCGCCGCCAAAAACCGCGTGAGCCCTTGCTCACCCCGCTCTGTAGGCAACCGAACCACCTCACCCAGCACGCCGCCCTCGGCCAACGCCAGCCGCGTGTTCGTACCACCAATATCAAATACCAACACCATTACACGCCTCCCCGTATCAGTTCATATACCCTACCCTCGTACGGCTCCAAAGCCAACTCCCCCGCATGTCCCGGCTGTCCATCGCCCTCCACCACCACCGTCCCCGCCACCCACGCTCCCACGCGCCCATGCAACATCGCCGTCGCCGGCTGCGCGTCAAAGTTAAGCATCACCAAAAACCGCTGTTGCTCCGTCTCACGCACAAAGGCATAAACCCGCTCGTTGCCCGTCTCAATCGAACGATAATCACCCTCTACCAGAGCCGGTGATTGCGCCCGCAAATGAATTAAATGTCGATATAAATTCAACGATGAATCCGGATCCCGCTCCTCTGTAGCCACATTGAGCTTGGATGAGGCCGGCCCCAGAGGCAACCATGGCGTACCCGTTGTAAATCCACCACCAGTTTCATTATTCCACGGCAGAGGGGTGCGCTCGGGATCACGCCCAAGTCCCCGGCCCGGCACATTGCGCTCCCACGGATCGCGTACGTCTTCGGGCGTAACCGGCGTATCGGGCAAGCCCAGTTCCTCGCCGTAATACACCACCGGCAATCCTCGCAGTGTCAGTTGCAGCATCGCGAGCAACCGTGCGCGCCCCGCCCCCATCCGCGACACCAGTCTATGCCGATCGTGATTCCCCAGCACATAATTCGGCCAATCATCCGGCCCCAACGAACCCTCGTATTCATCAATAAATTCCCGAAATACCTTCGCGCTCCAATCCAACGCCATCAGGTTAAAGTTAAACGGCGCGTGCACCGGATGCCGCTGACACGCCTCATACATCTTGTGGAGCCCCGGAATATTGAGGTACGCCTCACTGAGCAAAAACTTCGATTCCTTCTCGGCCAGCACGTCACAAAACGACCCAATCACACCGCCCAGCTCCGGCTGAGCCGCGCTATTCACCCGCAAAAACTCATCCGCCGGATCCGATACCCCCGGCTTATACGTGGGGTTCGGGAGATCATCCCGCAGCCGCACATCTTTGATCAGACCCAAAGCCGCATCCGTCCGAAACCCGTCTACCCCTTTATCGAGCCAAAATCTCAATACAGCGAGCATCGCCTTGCGCACCTTTGGATTGTGCCAATTCAAATCCGGCTGTTCCTGCAAAAACGTGTGCAGGTAATACTGTCCGGTCGCTTCATCGAGCGTCCAGGCCGAACCCCCGAAGTAACTCAACCAGTTGTTGGGCGCACCCCCATCTTCTCCCGGCTTGGACCACACATACCAGTCGCGCTTAGGATTATCGCGGCTAGAACGCGACTGAATAAACCATCTATGCAGCACCGAAGTATGGTTCGGCACGTAATCCATCAGCAGCTTTATGCCCCGATGGTGCAGTTTTTTCAACAACTCTTCAAAATCAGCCATCGTCCCAAAACGTGGATCAATCGCCTGGTGATCAGCCACGTCGTAGCCCCAATCAGCCATTGGCGACAGGTACACCGGCGACAACCACACCGCCGTCACCCCCAGCGAATCCGACTCGCCGTTGTTGAGATAATCCAAATGATCAATAATCCCCCGCAAATCACCATATCCATCACCATTAGAATCCGCAAAACTCAACGGATAAATATGATAGAGGGTAGCTCGGCGATACCAGGGGTCAGTCGGCGTAGGTTCCATGTGCGTATTCTAACAAACCGCAAGCATTTTGACTAAAATCGTTGGTAATATTACTACAGTTGGCGCTTTGGCAGCGCTGTATCAATCTTCATTCCCACCTTGCGAAGTGTTCGCCGAGGATCCTTCACCAGCTGTCGCAGCGCCGACGGCGACTGCCCGGTACTCTGAATGTGCGGCAGCTCATCGGGCGCCAAATAGCGCTGGCAAAAATACGCAAAGACCGCATTGGTCCAGCCAAAACCAGTTTGCGATGGGTACACCCCCTCCACCGGCTCACGCTCAATATGCACCACGTTATACTTCTCGAAAAACTCACTGTTGGCCTCAAACTGCACCAAGTTGGCATTAATCCACTTGCGCGCTACCCGCTCGGCCGCCACGTGATACCCATAACGCTCCATCGCCTGCACTGCGATCATCTGCAGCGGCGCCCAGCCGTTCGGATAGGCCCATTGCGTCGGAATATCCGAGCGCACATGCGGCCGTTCCGCGCTCGTCGCCAGGCCACCGTCACATTCAAACCGCTCGAGCTGGTCCATAATCCGCCGCGCCGTCTCGTCGCTGTCCATACCCGCCCACATCGGATAAAACGCCGCCAGCGAGTACACCGGGCTATGTCGCGAGGTCATGTAATTGTAGTCAAAGTAAAAACCCTTGTCGTCGTCCCACAAATATCGCCGCATCATCGCCACCCGCGACAACTGCCGCTTCATCCACTCATGCGACTCCTCCTCGTATCCCAAAATTCTGGCCGCTTCGGCAAAATCACTCTCGTATTTGTACAACAGCGCATTCAGATCCACTGGCAAATACGACAACGCCCGCCGCTCAAACCGCGTCGTCATATCCCAGCCGCTCTCCGCCTCCGCCAGGTCGTCGAGGACATTGATGTCATAAAAGCGCGACAATCCGTGGAACACCTGCCGCCAGTTCGGCTGCGTCGTACCCATCCACACCGTCCGGTACTCGTGCTTGGCCACCGACATCGCCTGCTCCAGCCAGCGCTTGTCCTTCTCGATGTGATACGCCTCCATGATGAAGCTCGTCAAAAACGGTGGCTGCGACCGGCCGGTCATATAAAACCGCCCCGAGTTCGGAATCACCTGAAATCGCTGCATCAACGACAACAGGTTATCAACCATCCCCCGCACCCGGTATTCCCGCGGCGTCCCCATCAGACCCTGAGCTATGAAATAACTGTCCCAGTAGTACATTTCCTCGTACGCAAACCCAGTATCGTTGCGCGCACTGGGAATAAAATAAGGCTCTGGCAAACCAATAAGCGTCCCGTCATCCCGTGGATTATAACGCTCCAACTTTTTCCAATACCGGTCAATATACTCCAGCGCCGGCTGCAACCGGTCTTTGGAGAATCGCGGACCCAGTTTTTCGTGCGTGCTGCTCATGAGGCAAGGCTTCCAGGCGTAATTGTCTAAGATTCAAAAAGGCCCGGGGGTACTTCTGCGAACGGACCCACGGGGCGCATCTCTTTAACTCCAAACTACCCTTGCCGGGATAGAGTGTCAAGATAGGCTTTACGGCGCGCCAAAAATATTCTTCACCCGCTCCGAAATCGCCGAAAAATCCCCGCCGATCGGCAACAAGTCGCTCCCGCCCGTCGGATCTCCGCGCAGATACCCGCCATTGGCCGTCGAGAGTACCAGATTCACCGGCTCGTTGGCCCCCGCCTCGCGTACACCATTGCCCAGCTGCAGCAGCTGCGCTATGCCCATGTTGGTCTCCACACCATGCTGCACCGCCGTCACGAGCTGCTTGAGCTTCGCGGGCTGCAATATCAAATGCCAATCCGTCACCTTGGGCCGCAGCAACCCCAGCACTTCTTGCTGCCGCGCCGCCCGGCCAAAATCATTGCCGCAGGTGCCCTTGCGGCAGCGCACGTACTGCAACACCGTGGTACCGTCCATATGCTGCGACCCCGGCTCAATATCCAAGCCACAAACTTTGTACTGGTCGTCATCACAGGGGTACTCCGTATCACGCAGCCGATCCTTCACATCCACATCCAAGCCGCCCACAGCGTCCACCACTTCCTTGAGGCCGGAGAAATTGGTCTTTACGTAGTAATCAATCGGAACATCAAATGTTTGGCTTACCGTATCCTCTGCCAAACTAACGCCCCCGTAGGCATTGGCGGTGTTAATCTTGCCATACCCGTAGCCCTCGATGTTTACGCGCAAATCGCGCGGAATACTGATCTCTGCCAGCCGATGCGCCGTCCCATCAAGGCTCAGGACCATCATCGTATCCGACAAATTCTGACCCGCATGCCCCGGATCACCCACCCCCATCACCAAAATATTAGTACGACCGCTCGCGTCGGCGGCCAGCGGTCCCAATTGCCAAGAGTTCGTTGAAATTTTTGCAACAATATTGACGATATACACGGCGTACACCACCACACCCGCCAGCACGGCCAACACGATGAACCAAAACATCCGCCACAGCACCGCTCGCGCCCGGCGCGGCGGCCGAGGACGAGCCATCGGCCGCGCCGGCGCAGTCGTAGGAGCAGCCGGCGAAGGCTGCCCGTCCGCAGGCTTAAATTGTGCTAAATCGCGTTCGGGATCAGTGTCCATTCACGCTCCTTGCTTGGCCAATCGGCTAGGATCGGCCCATATAATTCGGTGCTTCACGCGTAATTGTAACATCGTGGGGATGGCCCTCAGCAACACCCGAGCTCGTCACGCGGCGGAATGTCGCCTTCTGCACCAACTGCTCGAGCGTCTCGGCACCCACGTAGCCCATGCCCGACCGCAACCCGCCGATCAGCTGAAATAAATTCTCCGACAACGGCCCGCGTGCCGGCACGCGGCCCTCAATGCCCTCCGGCACCAGCTTGCCGCCCTTCTCTTGGAAGTAGCGGTCGGGCGAACCATCGCGCATCGCCCCGAGCGAACCCATGCCACGATAGGCCTTAAACGTACGCCCCTGATAGACCTCAAACTCACCCGGCGACTCGTCAGTACCAGCAATCACCGATCCCAACATCACCGTGCTCGCACCAGCCGCCAGCGCCTTCACGATGTCGCCACTGTAGCGAATCCCGCCGTCAGCAATCACCGGCACGCCGTGCTTGGCGGCCGCCCGGCTGGCCTCGTACACCGCCGAGAACTGCGGCACACCCACGCCGGCCACCACGCGCGTGGTACAAATTGACCCCGGTCCCACGCCTACGCGTACACCGTCCACGCCGGCCTCACACAACGCCTCGGCGCCTTCGTAGGTCGCTACGTTGCCCGCAATGAGCTGCAGATCGGGCCAGCGCTTCTTCACCGTCCTCACGGCCTCCAGCACCGCCTTCGCGTGTCCATGGGCGCTGTCTATCACTACCACATCCACGTTCGCCGCCACGAGCAGCTCAATGCGCTCCTCAAACCCAGGCGCCACGCCCACCGCCGCCCCCACTACCAGCCGACCCTCAGCATCCTTGGCCGAGTTCGGGTATTTCACCGCCTTTTCGATATCCTTGAGCGTAATCAGCCCCTTAAGCAGGCCCTCGCCATCCACCAACGGCACCTTCTCGATTTTGTACTGCGCCAAAATCCGCTTAGCCTCCTCTAGCGTGGTCCCCGGAGCCGCTGTCACCAAATGCTCCTTGGTCATCACGTCACCCACCTTCTGATCCATGTCGGTCACAAAACGCAGGTCGCGGTTCGTAATAATCCCGACGAGCTCACCCCGTTCACCCACCACCGGCACGCCCGAAATCCGATACTGCGCCATCAACGCATCCACCTCGCGCAAAGTGTTTTCGGCCTTGCACCTAATCGGCTCCGCAATCACCCCGTGCTCCGAGCGTTTCACCAAATTGACTTGCTGCGCCTGCTCATGAGGCTTGAGTGATTTATGGATGATACCGATGCCACCCTCGCGCGCCACCGCAATCGCCATGCGAGCTTCGGTTACCGTATCCATCGGCGAAGACACCACGGGCACGTTCAATTCAATCTTTTTCGTCAATTTCGTTGTAATATTTACATCTTTTGGCAAAATATCCGAGCTACCAGGCTGCAGCAGGACATCATCAAACGTTAGGGCCTCGACCAATTTGAGTTCGGGTATTCGATCAGTCATGATTACGCATCACCTACCTTCGTTATGATAAACAACTCCATCCCGGGGCGAGATTTCAATTATGCTACCAGATTTACCCTCAAATCGCCACCCCGCAGCCAAAAATACTCGCCCTCGTCCCCCTGAATCAATTTTTTGCTCTCACACAATAACACCCCCACGGGCAGATGTTACTGCCACCCGTAAGGGTGATTTCGACTACCGACCGCGGCTCGCCTGAAGCTCGATCCGCTCCAGCAGGTCCTCGGCGTACACGAGCGTGTCATCGGGCAAATCTGCCTGTCGGCGCCGCAGTCGCGACAACCGCACCGACAAACCGCGCGTCGAAATCCCAGCGTCCCGCTGAAGTTTCGCGAGCACCCGCCGCAGCTCCTCCACCTCCGGAGCCGTACTCCCTCGGCTCGCCGCGTTGAACCGCCGTGTCAGCTCCGCGAGCTGATCCAGATCACCATCCGTCAGCTCCTCGGCGCCGCCGCTGCGATACCGCCGCACCGCCAGCGCCGCAGCCGCAGCCAACACCGACAAACCGATCCCGGCCGCAGCCACCTTCTTGCGAGTCATGATCTTCTCCCCTCGGGCCACTAGATCACCCCATACCCAGATTATACTCTTACCATAGCTGCCAATTTTTCTCGATAGTCGCGCTGAATAAACCGGCCCGGGTAATCCAGCAGCGCCTCATTAAGCACCACAAATCCCGCCGCCCGCAACGGCCCCGCCAGCATGTCGTACACGTTCGATTTGATCAAAATCAACTTCGTTTCCGCCGTCGCCAGCTCCCTCACGCGCGCGATCACCGCGTCGGCCCGCTCCGCCAGCAGCCGCCGCCGCTCCGGCTTGGTCACCTCGTGCTCCAGTGACGTCTCGAGCGCCTCAATCATATAAAACCCCGCGTCCCGAAACCGCCCCAGCCACGCCGCCTTAGCCGCCTCCAGGTCACCCGCCGGCGCGTCCGCTGCCTCCGCAAACACCGCCCGCATCGTATTAGCATAGAGCCGGTCATCGGGCTTCTGATACTCGGCCCGGTAAAACTGCCGGCTGCTTGCCACCCCCGCAGCCGGCGGCGGCGACTCCGCAATTAGCAAATACCGCACCACTGGCGGCCGATATCGGCGTCGAATCTGCTCGTATTCCGTCATATCACACCCGCGCGTCCAAACAAGCATCAGGATGCGCGCTCAGCAGCACGGCGTCAGAAGTCAAAAGTATCAACTGCTCCTGGCCGGCCTGAACCAACAATAGGCGATCAAACGGATCACCATGGGGCAACTCCACCCCACCGACCCCATCCACATGCTCCCAGGCAACCGGCAGCTCCTTGAATCCGGTAGCTGCCAACGCAGCCAAAAATCCCTTCGGCAAGGTCAATTTACCTTTCGCCGCCTTGATCCGCACTTCCCAAACGCTCGCGGCCGACACGTAGGTAGCCTCGGCCTGCTTGAGCGACATCCGCGCACCCACACCCAGCAAAGGCGAATCCAATACGGCCCACAACACCGCATTCGTATCGAGCAGTAGCCTCACGCCTCACCCTCAAACATCCGGATAAGCTCCTCATCCGGCTCGTCAAAATTATCCGACACCGAAAATTTTCCCTTCAACAAGCCAAAGACAATTTTCGGCTTGTCCGATTCAAACGGTACCAAGCGCGCAATCGGCTGCCCATATTTCCCGATCACCACCTCTTTGCCCTCCGCCGCCTCCTGCAAATATTTCGACAGCTGCGTCTTGGCCTCATGTATGTTCACGACTTTCATTGCTCGCACCCAAGTAAACTAGACTTAGTCTAGTCTCATGACGCAGATTTTTCAAGCTCATTACGGCAAAATAACTTCACTCCGCACATCCACATAGGTCCCGCTTACCTCCCCCGCATCGTAGACCGGCGTATTCCAAAGCTCGCCCTCTTTCGAAGCAGTCGCTACCGTGAGGTAGATTACCCGCTCAATGATCTCCTTCGCCGTCACCACGCCCCCCGATACTTATCAGTCTGCATCAACCGCTCGATCTCAGCCCGAAGCTCACGCACATCACCCTCATCCAGCGGCTCAAAGCCATCATAAAAACCAGTCTCAAGATGCGGCAGGCTTACCGCGTCACCATACTTCTGCTTCACCGCATCCCTGGCCCGGCCAAAAAGCTGCATGTGCAGGGTCGGACCCTCCGGCTTAAACACCATCCAATTACCCATATCCTGGTAATTGATCAGGCCAACATCAATCCCCCGCCGCCCCAAAGCCAGCTTCATAGCCTCGCCCGCCACCATAGACAGCTTCACGTATTCCACCGCCAGTTCAGGAGAAAGCTTCGTCCGGTCAGATACCGGCACCTTCGGCCTAATTTGAATATGACCACCCTCCCGCCGATCCACATACACGTGCGAAAACTCCGCAGACTTGATGATAAAATTCGGGGTTTCGTAGATTAACGCCATGAAACCAGTGTAGCAAATCGAACCCCCGCCCAACCCGGCTTGACACACGCATACGTTAACCATACAATGTATGTATTATGAATACCGTATTGCTCAGCATCAAAATCGACTCCGAGACGAAAGAGCAGCTCAAGTCTTTCGCCGCAGAGCTTGGCGTATCGAGCACGGCCCTCGTAAACATGGTCGTCAAACAGGCGATCCGTGACCGCCGCGTCGTGCTTAGCGCCCCGCTAGAGCCTACCCCCTACCTCGAAAAGATCATGCGCGAAGCTAACGCCGACATAAAAGCCGGTCGAAACATGGTGGGGCCGTTTAGCAGCGCCGAGGATATGATCGCATCGCTTGAGAGCTAATTTTGACCGTAAACTACCGCCCGAATCAATATCGTTTGGCGGCGACTGGCGAGCACACTACAAAGCTATAAACGAAACTGAGGCAACTTTCGTTGCAGTCGGCACGCACTCACAGCTCTACAAATAGGTCCGCAAAAAGCGCCAACCATCCCCCTGATACGTCAAGCTCACGCACCAAAAATCGCTCCAACGAATAAACAAGCTGCTAGAATATCGTTATGCAAAAGAACCCCGTAGTCAGCTACTACCACACGTTTGAGTCAAGGCTTGGATACAGATTATTGGGTGGGGTCAAACACTTTGGCTACTACCCAATAGGCCAAGAAGACCTCCCGACCCTCAAAGCGCAAGAGCTTATGGACGAGCCATTAGCTCAAACACTGGCGTTGTCTGACGGAGCAAAGGTGCTTGATGCTGGCTGCGAAGAGGGTGGTGTAGCCCTCTATCTAGCAAAGCACCATCACCTAAATGTAACCGGCATTGATTTGCTCGACTTCAACATAGCCAGGGCAAGGAAGCGGGCGGCTAAAGACGAGCTGGAAACCAAAGTCGAGTTTCTTAAAGCCGATTATTCAAATACCACCCTACCCGATTCCTCATTTGACGCCATCTATACAATGGAAACCCTCGTACACTCCCCCGATTACACCAAAACCCTTAAGGAGTTTCATCGCTTACTAAAACCCGGCGGCAAACTAGTGCACTTCGAGTACTCGATGGCAGACAAAATGCCTCAGGATGCCAAGCAAGCACTAACACGGGTTAATAAATTAGCAGCCATGCCAGCTTTTGACCAATTCACTCACGGAACGCTTGAAAGCGCCTTGGCAAAAGAGGGCTTCAAAGAAGTAGAATCACGCGACATCACAGAGCGCATGTTGCCGTTACTGCAAAAGTTCGAAAGAAAGGCCCGACTCCCCTACCAAATCGCCCGATGGCTTAAGCAAGAAAACCATTTTGCAAATGCAATGTCTGCGGTTGAGATTTACAGACACATTAAGTATTTCAGATACAACATTATCTCAGCAGTCTTACCAAAATAGCGACGTTATTGGCCCTAACAAGCTATTCATCAAACAAAAAAGCACCTGATTTGAGGTCAGATGCCCTTTTGGTGGAGCTGCGGGGAAAATCTTGGCACTTGATCATGGAGATGCCGCAGCGTGGCGGTACGCACTGGGGCCGAAGTTTGAACGATTCAAGTTCACCCACCAAAGATTGCTGTGATAAAAACAGCGAATATTGAGGAATATGCTGCCAAATCTAGTCCCTAAGCGACAAGAAGTCTGGCTGCCTTCTCTATGGAAGCATGGAAGTTACCCGACTCTATCTCAATAACCGGAAAGCCATATTTTCGCGCCTCGTCTGCGTAGAACTTGTTCCATAGCTGATTGAATGAGGCATAGAGTCGAATTGTTTCTTCATCATATTTGCGAAGCCAGTCATTTGGATTTTTACGAGCATGAGCAAGAATATCTTCAGTCTGATCAGCAAGGTTAGCAATAAACACCGACTTAAACTCAAAATCTACCTTGGAGAGCTGCTCTGGCAGTATGGCAACCCCTTCTACAATCGCATCCTTTCCGTCGCGCTGATAATAACCAACGAAATCGAGTACCGACTTCCAGGTTTCTTCGGCTTCTCCCAGCTCATGACCTAGTGCGGCCTGCGGATTATTCTTTAAGGCGTCGATGTGCTTTTCTGAGCCAAATGCACCACGCTGCACTTTATGAAGATGGGATTTATTTCAGGTGTTGATACGCCTCTCGCAACGGCCCTAATTGCATCCGTTGATGCAGCGAGCATTGGCCTCTCTCTCAAGAGAGCATGGATAATCGTAGTCTTGCCCGTTCGGGGAGCACCGCCAATAAAATAAATCTGTGACATGCCTTAACAATAACAGATTACAAAAAGAGCCAAGAAACTTGACTCTTTAAGCATAAGAACATTGGTGGAGCTGCGGGGAATCGCACCCCGGTCCGTCGGGTTACTCGCTCGCGATCTACAGGCTTAGTTTGCTTACATGTCTTAGCCCTCCACCTGTGAGCAAACCAAACGGTGGCGGGAGCAGCTTCAAAGCTTAGCTGAGGGGCAGAAGCCCAACCCTCAGAGCGTCCCGATGATTTGATACCGGCGAACCCCTACCGGGAATCAGGTGCCGATAGCTTACGTTATTAGGCGTAAGCGGGGGCGAATGAAGGAGCCTGGAAGGCAGCCTTCACCCGCGCGAAAAAGTTGGCAGTTAAGCTAACTTGTGGAAGCTAACGTTTGCCTACGACCTGCGCGCATAGCTTGTAAAAGTCCCAACGTCGAGCCTGATCAGCCCCACGATTTACTCCTGTATTCTACCTCAAATCGACCGTTCCAGCAACAATCTGTACTGGTTCACACCATCCGGGCGACAAAATAAGCATAAGCGTGTTGTACCAAACACCACGATACTCACAAAAACACCCCAGCTCATCCCAAGCTTTTTAGGACCCATCACAAAGCCAGGCTCACACCGCCGGCGTAGCATGAGGGGTGTAATGTGGAGGTTACAATGTATCAGCACTACCTAGAAGATGACGGTATGGATCCTGGTCTTGGGGACCTTGCGTATGACGGCAGCGAGTACCAGCTCGATGAGTTTGGCGAGCGCATCGGCGCCGATGACCTAGCCGAGGAAGATGCGGCCGACGAGGAAGAAGCCATGTCCGAAGACGACATGCAGCCCCTCAGCCCCATCGATGATGGTTTTGGCGAGACCCTTAGCCCCGCCGACAATCCCAAACTCGACGACCAATTCGACGACGAGGCTCTGCGCGACGAGACCGAGGCGGATTATCCCGGCGGCATCAAGCCCGACGCTACCGACTCCTAAAAACCCAAAAACACCCCGACAATAACCCCGGCATAATCTAGCCGGGGTTATTGCTGCCAAGAGCGTCCCAGCACGATGGTATAATCAAACAAATATCATCCAACCGTGAACACAAAACCACCAATTTCGCACACCCTTTCAATTGCCGGCGCCAAGGTCCATTACGTGGACCTCCGCCCCCATCTGCCCGGCACCATCCTGATGCTACATGGACTGAGAAGCAGCCACGCCGGTCTCCTGAAGCTAGCCGAGCAATTCCCCGGTCATCGCGTCATCATCCCTGATTTCCCCGGCTACGGCGGCAGCGCGCCGCTCGCCGGGCGGCACACCGTAGCCGCCTACACCGCATTCGTCGGCAGCTTCATCCGAGAGCTAAAGCTGCAGAACCTCACGTTGCTCGGCCACAGTTTTGGGGCCCTCATCGGCCTCGCCTACGCTGCCACCACATCGGCCGAAATCAACCACCTCGTAATGATTAGTCCCATCCCCAAGCCAAATATCATCTCGCGTGCCGGTAC
This portion of the Candidatus Saccharimonadia bacterium genome encodes:
- a CDS encoding alpha-amylase family glycosyl hydrolase, with translation MEPTPTDPWYRRATLYHIYPLSFADSNGDGYGDLRGIIDHLDYLNNGESDSLGVTAVWLSPVYLSPMADWGYDVADHQAIDPRFGTMADFEELLKKLHHRGIKLLMDYVPNHTSVLHRWFIQSRSSRDNPKRDWYVWSKPGEDGGAPNNWLSYFGGSAWTLDEATGQYYLHTFLQEQPDLNWHNPKVRKAMLAVLRFWLDKGVDGFRTDAALGLIKDVRLRDDLPNPTYKPGVSDPADEFLRVNSAAQPELGGVIGSFCDVLAEKESKFLLSEAYLNIPGLHKMYEACQRHPVHAPFNFNLMALDWSAKVFREFIDEYEGSLGPDDWPNYVLGNHDRHRLVSRMGAGRARLLAMLQLTLRGLPVVYYGEELGLPDTPVTPEDVRDPWERNVPGRGLGRDPERTPLPWNNETGGGFTTGTPWLPLGPASSKLNVATEERDPDSSLNLYRHLIHLRAQSPALVEGDYRSIETGNERVYAFVRETEQQRFLVMLNFDAQPATAMLHGRVGAWVAGTVVVEGDGQPGHAGELALEPYEGRVYELIRGGV
- a CDS encoding trehalase family glycosidase; this translates as MSSTHEKLGPRFSKDRLQPALEYIDRYWKKLERYNPRDDGTLIGLPEPYFIPSARNDTGFAYEEMYYWDSYFIAQGLMGTPREYRVRGMVDNLLSLMQRFQVIPNSGRFYMTGRSQPPFLTSFIMEAYHIEKDKRWLEQAMSVAKHEYRTVWMGTTQPNWRQVFHGLSRFYDINVLDDLAEAESGWDMTTRFERRALSYLPVDLNALLYKYESDFAEAARILGYEEESHEWMKRQLSRVAMMRRYLWDDDKGFYFDYNYMTSRHSPVYSLAAFYPMWAGMDSDETARRIMDQLERFECDGGLATSAERPHVRSDIPTQWAYPNGWAPLQMIAVQAMERYGYHVAAERVARKWINANLVQFEANSEFFEKYNVVHIEREPVEGVYPSQTGFGWTNAVFAYFCQRYLAPDELPHIQSTGQSPSALRQLVKDPRRTLRKVGMKIDTALPKRQL
- a CDS encoding LCP family protein — encoded protein: MDTDPERDLAQFKPADGQPSPAAPTTAPARPMARPRPPRRARAVLWRMFWFIVLAVLAGVVVYAVYIVNIVAKISTNSWQLGPLAADASGRTNILVMGVGDPGHAGQNLSDTMMVLSLDGTAHRLAEISIPRDLRVNIEGYGYGKINTANAYGGVSLAEDTVSQTFDVPIDYYVKTNFSGLKEVVDAVGGLDVDVKDRLRDTEYPCDDDQYKVCGLDIEPGSQHMDGTTVLQYVRCRKGTCGNDFGRAARQQEVLGLLRPKVTDWHLILQPAKLKQLVTAVQHGVETNMGIAQLLQLGNGVREAGANEPVNLVLSTANGGYLRGDPTGGSDLLPIGGDFSAISERVKNIFGAP
- the guaB gene encoding IMP dehydrogenase, which encodes MPELKLVEALTFDDVLLQPGSSDILPKDVNITTKLTKKIELNVPVVSSPMDTVTEARMAIAVAREGGIGIIHKSLKPHEQAQQVNLVKRSEHGVIAEPIRCKAENTLREVDALMAQYRISGVPVVGERGELVGIITNRDLRFVTDMDQKVGDVMTKEHLVTAAPGTTLEEAKRILAQYKIEKVPLVDGEGLLKGLITLKDIEKAVKYPNSAKDAEGRLVVGAAVGVAPGFEERIELLVAANVDVVVIDSAHGHAKAVLEAVRTVKKRWPDLQLIAGNVATYEGAEALCEAGVDGVRVGVGPGSICTTRVVAGVGVPQFSAVYEASRAAAKHGVPVIADGGIRYSGDIVKALAAGASTVMLGSVIAGTDESPGEFEVYQGRTFKAYRGMGSLGAMRDGSPDRYFQEKGGKLVPEGIEGRVPARGPLSENLFQLIGGLRSGMGYVGAETLEQLVQKATFRRVTSSGVAEGHPHDVTITREAPNYMGRS
- a CDS encoding type II toxin-antitoxin system VapC family toxin codes for the protein MRLLLDTNAVLWAVLDSPLLGVGARMSLKQAEATYVSAASVWEVRIKAAKGKLTLPKGFLAALAATGFKELPVAWEHVDGVGGVELPHGDPFDRLLLVQAGQEQLILLTSDAVLLSAHPDACLDARV
- a CDS encoding type II toxin-antitoxin system Phd/YefM family antitoxin → MKVVNIHEAKTQLSKYLQEAAEGKEVVIGKYGQPIARLVPFESDKPKIVFGLLKGKFSVSDNFDEPDEELIRMFEGEA
- a CDS encoding methyltransferase domain-containing protein, which encodes MQKNPVVSYYHTFESRLGYRLLGGVKHFGYYPIGQEDLPTLKAQELMDEPLAQTLALSDGAKVLDAGCEEGGVALYLAKHHHLNVTGIDLLDFNIARARKRAAKDELETKVEFLKADYSNTTLPDSSFDAIYTMETLVHSPDYTKTLKEFHRLLKPGGKLVHFEYSMADKMPQDAKQALTRVNKLAAMPAFDQFTHGTLESALAKEGFKEVESRDITERMLPLLQKFERKARLPYQIARWLKQENHFANAMSAVEIYRHIKYFRYNIISAVLPK